One Campylobacter concisus DNA segment encodes these proteins:
- a CDS encoding cytochrome d ubiquinol oxidase subunit II — protein sequence MHSLSLENLQIYWWFIVSLLGGLLVFMMFVQGGQTLIFSLGKDELKKDMLINSIGRKWELTFTTLVMFGGACFAAFPLFYATSFGGAYWVWLAILFCFIVQAVSYEYRKKPDNFLGARTYEIFLFINGSLGVILIGMAVSTFFSGSDFVLNEHNFVEWKTPFRGLEALSNPYLYLLGIAMFFLSRIGGCLYLMNNIADGEFIQNARKQLLVNTVLFLPFFLGFLAWILTKDGFAYDANGVVSLVPYKYAINLIEMPIAGILLLVGVLLVLVGIFQGAFTKSIRGIFAYGVGVTLAVTALFLITGLNGTAFYPSFSDLASSLTIKNASSSHYTLGVMSYVSLLVPFVLAYIVVVWRAIDSKKITQDEIKNDHHAY from the coding sequence ATGCATAGTTTAAGCTTAGAAAATTTACAAATTTATTGGTGGTTTATAGTTAGCCTTCTTGGCGGACTTTTGGTGTTTATGATGTTCGTTCAAGGCGGTCAAACGCTCATCTTTAGCCTTGGCAAAGACGAGCTTAAAAAAGATATGCTCATAAATTCTATCGGTAGAAAATGGGAGCTTACATTTACAACGCTTGTTATGTTTGGCGGTGCTTGCTTTGCGGCATTCCCGCTATTTTACGCTACTAGTTTTGGTGGTGCTTACTGGGTTTGGCTGGCTATTTTATTTTGCTTTATCGTCCAAGCTGTAAGCTACGAGTACCGCAAAAAGCCTGATAACTTCTTGGGCGCTAGAACTTATGAAATTTTCCTTTTCATAAATGGCTCGCTTGGCGTTATCCTTATCGGCATGGCGGTTAGCACATTTTTTAGCGGTAGTGATTTTGTGCTAAATGAACACAACTTTGTCGAGTGGAAGACTCCATTTCGTGGTCTTGAAGCTTTATCAAATCCTTACTTGTACTTGCTTGGCATAGCGATGTTTTTCCTATCTCGCATAGGCGGCTGCTTATATCTTATGAACAACATTGCTGATGGTGAATTTATACAAAACGCTAGAAAACAGCTACTTGTTAATACCGTGCTATTCTTGCCATTTTTCTTAGGATTTCTTGCGTGGATACTTACAAAAGATGGCTTTGCATATGACGCAAACGGCGTAGTTAGCCTTGTGCCTTACAAATACGCTATAAATTTGATCGAGATGCCTATCGCTGGCATATTGCTTCTTGTTGGCGTGCTTTTGGTGCTTGTTGGAATTTTCCAAGGAGCATTTACAAAAAGCATTCGCGGAATTTTTGCTTACGGCGTTGGCGTTACGCTAGCTGTGACTGCACTATTTTTGATAACAGGACTAAATGGCACAGCATTTTATCCGTCATTTAGCGACCTTGCTAGTTCGCTAACTATCAAAAATGCAAGCTCAAGCCACTACACACTTGGCGTTATGTCCTATGTTAGCTTGCTAGTGCCTTTCGTGCTTGCCTATATCGTCGTAGTTTGGAGAGCGATAGATAGCAAGAAGATCACGCAAGATGAGATCAAAAACGATCATCACGCATACTAA
- a CDS encoding aryl-sulfate sulfotransferase gives MSKNFLGSVALAAVLVSGFGFSAPLNAGVLAHQVKVQGELGSVFINPYDVSPLTAIIDRAGKDIKDIHVKVKGKPDGGIDIDYNVSEHALLTHDGVPIWGLYPDYLNEVELSYTFNGAKKVETYKIYAQPIVTYSRDFRFSHMQKTRVKKVDPAFKNRLYLINNTITSVYKPLDWKNGGAASWNDFTENYIVDTKGEVRWYLDYQKFYDRSERRVMDGGMMMGFHQLKNGDISFGMAQRYLRYDLMGKEIYNRPLPRGYIDLSHEVMPLKDDHALLRVAKYNYHHKNGKISHTIRDHIIEVDNTGKVVEEWDLNEIFGNNVYRSNLIKALDARAVCLNIDMDAKEIKISDDQPFGDVTSTGTGRNWAHVNSISYDESDDSIILSLRHQGIVKIGRDKKVKWILASPEGWSEDFKTKVLTPVDSKGNKIKCENSKCEGEFDWSWTQHTAWLTPRYENKGDIKHISVFDNGDARGMEQPALKEEKYSRAVEYKIDEKKGTVEQTWQFGKERGFDFYSAVTSNVEWQKDKSTYFISSSNVNLLRPDKTIKMVLVEIDPKTNDIKFEMDVDSASRDDVAYRAMVIDPEVFNY, from the coding sequence ATGAGCAAGAATTTCTTAGGTTCTGTTGCCCTTGCGGCTGTTTTGGTGAGTGGTTTTGGCTTTAGTGCTCCACTAAACGCTGGTGTCTTGGCTCATCAAGTAAAGGTTCAAGGAGAGCTTGGCTCAGTCTTTATAAACCCCTACGACGTATCGCCGCTAACTGCTATCATCGATAGAGCTGGCAAAGATATCAAAGATATCCACGTCAAAGTAAAAGGCAAGCCAGATGGCGGTATCGATATCGACTACAACGTCTCAGAGCATGCCTTGCTTACACATGACGGCGTGCCTATTTGGGGACTTTATCCTGACTATCTAAACGAGGTCGAGCTTAGCTACACATTTAACGGTGCTAAAAAGGTTGAGACATATAAAATTTACGCCCAACCTATCGTCACATATAGCCGTGATTTTAGGTTCTCACACATGCAAAAAACTCGCGTCAAAAAGGTCGATCCTGCCTTTAAAAATAGGCTCTATCTCATAAACAACACAATAACAAGCGTCTATAAACCGCTTGATTGGAAAAATGGTGGAGCTGCTAGCTGGAACGACTTTACCGAAAACTACATCGTAGATACAAAAGGTGAGGTGAGATGGTATCTTGACTATCAGAAATTTTACGACCGTAGCGAGAGAAGAGTGATGGATGGGGGTATGATGATGGGCTTTCATCAGCTAAAAAACGGCGATATCAGCTTTGGCATGGCTCAAAGATATCTTAGATATGATCTAATGGGAAAAGAAATTTACAACCGCCCACTACCTAGAGGCTACATCGACCTAAGCCACGAGGTGATGCCACTAAAAGATGATCACGCACTTCTTAGAGTAGCAAAATACAACTATCATCACAAAAATGGCAAAATTTCTCACACCATAAGAGACCACATCATCGAGGTCGATAACACTGGCAAGGTGGTCGAAGAGTGGGATCTAAATGAAATTTTTGGCAACAACGTTTATCGTAGCAACCTCATAAAAGCACTTGATGCTAGGGCTGTTTGCCTAAATATCGACATGGACGCAAAAGAGATCAAGATAAGCGACGATCAGCCATTTGGCGATGTCACCTCCACTGGCACAGGCAGAAACTGGGCGCATGTAAATTCTATCTCATACGATGAGAGCGATGATAGCATCATCCTTTCGCTTCGTCACCAAGGCATCGTAAAGATAGGACGCGATAAAAAAGTAAAATGGATATTAGCCTCGCCTGAGGGCTGGAGCGAGGACTTTAAAACAAAAGTGCTAACTCCAGTAGATAGTAAAGGCAACAAGATAAAATGCGAAAACTCAAAATGCGAGGGCGAATTTGACTGGTCATGGACTCAGCACACCGCATGGCTAACGCCAAGATACGAAAACAAGGGCGATATAAAGCATATAAGCGTCTTTGACAATGGCGATGCTAGAGGCATGGAGCAACCAGCACTTAAAGAGGAGAAATACTCCCGTGCAGTTGAATATAAGATAGATGAGAAAAAGGGCACGGTTGAGCAGACTTGGCAGTTTGGTAAGGAGCGTGGATTTGACTTTTACAGCGCGGTTACTAGCAATGTCGAGTGGCAAAAGGATAAAAGCACCTACTTTATCTCAAGCTCAAATGTAAATTTACTTCGCCCTGACAAGACTATCAAAATGGTCTTAGTCGAGATCGACCCGAAGACAAATGATATAAAATTTGAGATGGATGTGGATTCTGCTTCAAGAGATGATGTCGCTTATAGAGCGATGGTTATCGATCCTGAAGTGTTTAATTACTAG